In a single window of the Magnolia sinica isolate HGM2019 chromosome 7, MsV1, whole genome shotgun sequence genome:
- the LOC131251148 gene encoding probable lysophospholipase BODYGUARD 4, with protein MLGIQSISARRWMEKSANSLVSAISFLVFAFLDLLDCILCIFYRWADEFMEGNTSTCYCQSIEKQGKTEEDERESGVSETLYVRKNVFRDLGVLEMSREREGGRKNRSSTAVRWSDCSCESCVSWHGKAEKLHFVVQEPNQAANEDGKENSAENVIFLHGFISSSSFWIETVFPNLSDSTKLNYRFFTVDLLGFGRSPKPRDCLYTLDDHLRMIEKTIIEPFQLNSFHLVAHSMGCIIALALAVKHQNSVKSITLTALPYFPSSKEKASQTALNRLAERRVWPPLLFGSSIMSWYEHLGRSICFLVCRNHRTWEWILQLLTRKRDLRFTIVDLPRHTHHSAWHTMHNVICGGARLMDDYLEILNKSRVMITLIHGDKDQVVPLKCSYNAKVKVPHAEVKTITNADHCTVIFGREKDFTRDLEKIWSTS; from the exons ATGCTTGGAATCCAATCCATTTCTGCCAGAAGATGGATGGAGAAATCTGCAAATTCTCTCGTTTCAGCAATCAGCTTCCTTGTTTTTGCATTCTTGGATTTGTTAGATTGTATTTTGTGCATTTTCTACAGGTGGGCTGATGAGTTCATGGAGGGAAACACCTCTACATGTTACTGTCAAAGCATTGAAAAACAGGGGAAAAcagaggaagatgagagagagagtggagtctCGGAAACTTTGTACGTGAGGAAAAACGTTTTCCGGGATTTGGGTGTCCTTGAAatgagtagagaaagagaaggtgGCCGGAAAAACAGAAGTTCAACGGCGGTGAGATGGTCGGACTGTAGCTGTGAGTCATGTGTCTCATGGCATGGGAAGGCAGAGAAGCTTCATTTCGTTGTACAAGAACCAAACCAAG CTGCAAACGAGGATGGCAAAGAAAATTCAGCTGAAAATGTGATCTTCTTACATGGGTTCATTTCATCTTCATCGTTTTGGATAGAGACAGTGTTCCCAAATCTATCAGATTCCACAAAGCTAAATTACAGGTTTTTTACCGTCGATCTTTTGGGTTTCGGTAGAAGCCCAAAGCCTAGGGACTGTTTGTACACACTAGATGACCACTTAAGAATGATAGAGAAAACCATAATTGAACCATTTCAATTGAATTCTTTCCATCTGGTAGCGCATTCGATGGGGTGTATTATCGCCCTGGCCTTAGCTGTGAAGCATCAAAATTCAGTGAAATCAATCACACTAACTGCACTG CCATACTTCCCTTCGTCGAAAGAGAAAGCGAGTCAGACGGCACTCAACCGATTGGCTGAAAGGAGAGTGTGGCCACCATTGCTGTTTGGTTCATCTATTATGTCATGGTATGAACATTTGGGAAGAAGCATTTGCTTCCTTGTTTGCAGAAACCACAGGACTTGGGAATGGATTCTCCAACTACTTACTAGGAAGAG GGATCTCCGCTTCACGATCGTAGACTTGCCCAGACATACTCATCATTCAGCCTGGCATACCATGCACAACGTCATATGCGGCGGGGCCAGATTGATGGATGATTACTTGGAAATTTTGAATAAATCAAGGGTCATGATTACACTAATTCATGGTGACAAAGATCAAGTGGTACCATTGAAGTGCAGCTACAATGCGAAGGTGAAGGTTCCACATGCAGAGGTTAAAACCATCACCAATGCTGACCATTGCACTGTAATCTTTGGTAGAGAAAAGGATTTTACAAGGGATTTGGAAAAAATATGGTCCACCTCTTGA
- the LOC131251147 gene encoding uncharacterized protein LOC131251147, which translates to MVSVVVLLELGSFMQVSNGQLHILDCPNCGNDFEIFKSKVAKPFSKFDHVETDIFLHHLIVGHCCHLESEVNFNKGHHDFSSSFATALLMVFQQFFMIIFTSGWLIWSFGERF; encoded by the exons ATGGTATCAGTAGTGGTtcttttggaacttgggagtttcATGCAGGTGTCAAATGGGCAATTACATATCTTAGAT TGTCCAAACTGTGGAAATGATTTCGAGATTTTCAA GTCAAAAGTAGCCAAGCCATTCTCTAAGTTTGATCATGTTGAAACAGACATATTTTTGCATCATTTGATTGTGGGGCATTGTTGCCATCTTGAAAGCGAG GTAAACTTCAATAAAGGCCACCATGACTTTTCCTCCAGTTTCGCCACTGCACTGTTGATGGTTTTCCAACAGTTCTTTATGATTATATTTACTTCAG GTTGGTTGATTTGGAGCTTTGGAGAACGTTTCTGA